In Mytilus trossulus isolate FHL-02 chromosome 10, PNRI_Mtr1.1.1.hap1, whole genome shotgun sequence, the DNA window ttatagggaaagtaaagttaatggATATTGCTGATATTGCtaactttttatctttcttcATAAGAAATTCCATTATAGTTGAGGTTAGccaaaaatcatgaaatacaGATGGCGtttgacaaatatttgaatattgaatttttcattctgGCATTACTTGTGTTCACGACAATTgttgaataaacaattcaacaattGTTGAAAACACACCAATTATagattattatataaatgtatgttccATTGCATTGTAAAAAACTATTTATGTGCTAATTAGATAAAAACTTTTCCAAATAATATTCcatttaacatgtaaaatatctTCATATTCATATGCTGATACTGCTTAAAATAATGCacaaatcattttcatttttgtattgatttaaaatatttgacatgaaaatgtcatgaatgtatgAATGTTACTCCAATATTAAACATACTTCACTTACCTTCATTGACCTTAATAGAACTgtcattaaagttttttttgtcattttttgatAAGAATTGTGTAAAGTCACAATCTCCCTCCCATTGactcaatgttaaaaaaaaaaaaggtaaaataaagaaaatcccTACCACCATGTAACAACTCTAATTTTACAatgatgtacaaaatgtacactgtaataggaaacagacatattatattttgttttgtctgatgttgtttaatttaattaaattattaatcatAATGCAACATGCCCCCATAAGAAGCATatcttgtttgtttatgttgttgttaaaaatgtaaaggtataaatcattttcttatgttttcaGCGTCATTGAAAAAGGAGAAGAAAACTGTAAATCTTTAATAGAAGCTCACAAGGAATGTATGAGAAAACTGGgatttaaaatttgacagtTATTGTATACTGTAAGTTTAACCAAGAACagcaatcaattttttttacaaaattaattgaaGATATGATACGAGCTTTGTCAGATAGAAATTGACCTAATGCATGTGTACTTAATAacttatataattacatttattaGCTCTTGATTTTGGAACATTCATATACGAACTACAGAActtcaatgaaataaaagatgaagTTTGATAGTTTGATCCGTTAAGCATGTTTAGGAGCATTTGATTAACAATTCAACTAAAAACTTTCCgttgaaatttttttctgaacccAAATAGGTTAACAGAGGTATTGAGGTAGATTTGCATTTCTATCCAACGCAATAATGCGTAAgggagagagagaaaaaaacgaATCACATTTAATATGTCTCCATGAGCATTCTTTGTTGGATTGAAATACAAAACTTATTAAGacatacttttaaataaagcaagttgaaataaaaaattgtgtatgcCTATTGGTTGTTTCTTTAATTGGTTGTTGCTTGCTTAAtgtctagtggcaaatatttcatgtatactTATTGAATACTTTGACTGCATTTTTCATGACTGTTACTTCTGTAATTCATTGTTAATGTATTATTTGGTGTTCTCTTCATGAATGCAAGTTACAACATATAAATACGCTCTAGTTCATAGAGttacaaatctaaaaaaaatacaaattattgccaatgagacaaatatccatcAAAGTTGAAATAAAGTAGATGAAAGTAATTATAGGCAACAgtgtggccttcaacaatgagaagaAAACATAGGTTATAGTGAGCCATAAAAggcctgacataaaaaatattaaacaatttaattgagaaaactaacagccaaatctataacacaaaaaacaaatatgatagacaTGAACAAACAACATCCACTGAactgcaggctcctgacttttaAGAATGTGGtatagttaaacatgtttgttaaatagcatgtaatttttaaattaaatatctgttttaataaataactaaacttttttattttcagacacAATATGAATGCAGCATGTGATTTGGAAGCCTTTGTAAATCCTGGAGTGAAAAAGATGAGTGTATGCATGAACCTTTTGTTAGCAAATCGTGAACatattgtacaaatgtacatagatttcattgttatttataaagatcttttttcataaaagaaaatgaggttttgttttttgtcatatataacttttagataaaaaaaaaaaacagaaaaaaaccactTCACTAGAATCATCAAAtatgaaagattgaaaaaaaaaatggtgacaCGAATACACATTAATGTCTATAAAACCAAccaaattactgaaaaatataaaagtacaaataCATTTGTGTACTACACAAAAACTAAGAAGTATCTCAAacgttttaaaatatacaaatgagtGACCTGATTTGCTCTAGAAATTACCTGTAAGCAGTTAATTTCTGCATCTACTAGTAACACCAAAAGTCCAATTGGCAGAATACAGCCAAGCCAccatatattttgtatgtacATGTGTATTTTCTGCATCTCACAGCACCGCCATGGGTTATGGTGGGAAGGAGGAAGATTTTGATTCAGCATTATCTAATCAGATGACAATAAGAATACTATACTTTGGAAATGACATAGTTCTTAAATTCAGTCACAAACTCAGGTTGTAGCAGGTGTGATCTAGTTTATTTATGAGATTTCAGGAAATCCTGCATACAAAAATTCcatcaaaatttaaaaggcaaaaaCCTATCCTGTTGcaatttcacaaatataaaaaaaacctttaaatttcatgtacaccaaaaaagaaaaaaggtgaTAATAAATCAACCTAAGACAATTACAGATTGTTCACATGTAACAAAGATATAATACTAGATCATACTTACTCATGTTACTGGTTGGCAAATGCAATACAAGGTGTTCCTTAATAGTTGGTATaagttatatgaaaataaggagatatgtggtatgattgttaatgagacaactatctatcTTAGCATACATGATATTTGATtcttttgttgagcctgtgactTTTGTCGCAAATAGGtcaacatagggatagtgattcAGCCATGGCATTATCTAACATcataaaagctttatatttcatgGAACAGAGAACATgattaagttttggtggtcaagtctaTAGCTCAGAtgctataagcaataggtctagtatattcgatGTATGGAAGGACTATAAGGTGAACatatccaactggcaggtgtcatctgaccttgacctcattttcatggttcagtggtcaaaatTAAGTTTTTCAGTTAGTCTTTTTCTCATACTATATGAAATAggttaactatatttgatgtatggaaacTTTTATGATGTATGTCAGTCAGGcagtttttatttgaccatgacctcattttcatggttcattgctcagtgtgtgttttggtctgtttttcttgaactataagcaaaaggtcaactatatttgttgtattgaagaattgttagctgtacatgtctgtctggcatggttcatctgaccttgaccgcattttcatggttcattggtcaatgtttagttttcttggttaatgtttagtttatgtgacagttgtatatatttaggactatcaacatattatcaatgataagtaaagaagggGAGACATTTCaatgtgtgcactcttgtcCAGAATTAATGTCATATATTCTTCTAGGTGGCATTGGTCTTATGTCCACATACAGGATATTTGATTATTTACCTGTATGATTGAGGAGCCTCCGTGGcagagtggtctaagtagttactactgcaACCACTAGCCAGTCAAGAGTGAGGTTGTGAGTTTTGTACCCCCTAGTGCAGGTACATTGACGCCattcttaattgactaggattgtcagttttcctatcacAGGTTGGTGGTTTTCTCTGAgcactctggcttcctccaccatCATTCATAGCATTTATTGACAAGTTAAATATAGAccacaaataaatcaataaaaaacgACTATAAATGACATTTAATATACTTAAATCACTATATACAAACATGAAATATcacagtatacatgtataacaataagataaaataaatttagtatgtttttttttctcaaaaatgttttgataaaaaaggTACTGTATCAAAAGTAATAAGTTCTtcttagtttaaaaattgtaagcaatgtcaaaatcttttgtactagacaataaataatttaaaacaattctaaaAATTTTGACAGGAAGTagattttcctcaaaattataattttacaaatgcaTGATGGTAGTTTTTAGATCACTGTAATAATGCTCTTTTGATCAAGTCTTTTCTCTCAGGTGACAGAGAGGTTggaaattcaatttcaaattctaTGACAAGATCTCCTTTCTTTGATGGGTCTTGTGATATTGGCATACCCTCTCCAGGAACTATTTTTGTGTAGCCaggtctgaaaaaaaaataacaaatttatttgaaGATATTGAAAAAGCAATACCACAGTTACAGCAGGAAAAAATGTGTGTGCAATATAAGCAAAAATAgcattgaaatacatttttgaggtttatgtattttaaagtgatacattatattttattgcaGTTATGATTTAAGCAAATACAATTACTGGAAAAAGTTCTAAACTTTTTcagtgaaattattttaaaaatctaacaTCTCTGAAGTTCTGAACGTAAGCCACATCTACCAATATGTGTTTTGGTTTAGCCATGTTTCCTAGACTAGTAAATTTTGGCAaaactttgtttaaaaacataaGAATATCTGAATATTTGTCCTCATActagtagtttttttttattttggtgagACTGTTTACTAGTTTGAAAGTAGATAGCTGTAGATGTGCTTTTACACAGTGACAGAAAACATATTGCCATCATTGGCTTCCATGTAGTACATAAActtcaaatatataatacatttgaaatctgtgtttttacttgtgtttttttaaacaataacttACTTTATGATATCATTGATTGGGATGTTTAATATTCGGTCATCCAGTGTGACTATTTCTACTGTGCAGTTTGTTAGAGCTTTTCCCAGAGGAACTTTGGCAGTGTGCACAAGGTTGATACCATTCCTTCTGAATCGTGGATGTGGTTTGTCTTTCAGGATAAACACAATATCAGCTGAagaaagttttgttaaaatttcatttgttttacttaaGGAATAATACTTTATTTGTGATATAGAAACATCTTCAATGTGTGAAACTGTTATTTCTTGAAAATAGCTTCTTAATGTAGCAATAATGGCTTGACTGATTGTATTTAAACATTAGTAAAGAGAAAAATATGTCATTGTGTTaccttaaatattattaaaagagTTTTCATTTACTGCAACAATACATAATTTTTATCCAACCTCTCAAAGATGACATACTATTTTAATTTGAGCAAGGAATGTTCAGCATAATTTAAGATGACAAAACCAATTATATACAGCTCAGTGTGAACTCTATATTAATCTGAGATAAAAGTCACTAGTTGATCAAGTTGTATTACTAGGAAAAAATCTTCCAATACActaacaattattaaaataaccttaaaagaaatgaaattaaacTAGTTACAAGAAATGAgttccatatttatattttcagttggTAAATAAGTCTAGAATCTAATGCTGATGTAACCCCTGTAACAAACCTGGTATATTATTTGGTCCCTGGTCTCCTTCCTCGGTAAATGTTATTCTGGTTCCTGGTTTCCATCCCTTTTTTACTGTGATGGTTAAAATTTTGTCTCTTACACTGGAGGTGTGGCCATCCTCATTCATAACCTaagaaaaatcatattaaattgaTTAAGTTGCCAAAACTAATGACATAATGTTTAATTGTCTAAGCAAGagtttttaaactattttaatgTTAACATTATTAACAAGTTTAATTACTTCTTTGTTGGTAAAACTGTATATGAAAAGTTGTTAttgattgtttaatatttaattaaatttatcagaataatttgtttattacaaaattcaattaattGACTGGAATGgtgacaaaaatgtttttatcaaacaattataattctcactaaggatttttgaaggcgagTCCAAGGACTCGTCATTTTTGTCCATGGTGAGTCCCAACAGTAAGAAgatattttattgcaatatgATTTATAATTGTAAGGTGCCATGACCTATAAGAGCaatgaaatgacattaaattcagatttcttttattcttttgCTATAAAATGTGATGATATGACAGTGTTCTGTTTATACAGAATATTACAATTTCGATGCATCTTTGGACTCACCGGTTTTGACAGACAGATTTTcatgagtcctggactcatGGACTCGCTTCGTGAGaaccttgtgttaaaaatgctaaatactaaatttcatttgttgaaaaaCATAGACCAGAAGTTTAATTAGTGATAGTGAAATGCAGACAACAAAGGTGAATTACATAAAATGTCAGCAGAATTTTAATAGATTCTTAAAATGCAactcaaataatttaattactgaatttgatgagttttattatgttttttatttacccTTCTAGAAATTTTCATCTTTTTGGTGCAACCATGAAATACTTCTTCCAATGACAAGAAAAGTTCTCTTTCAATTGGTGAATCTTGTTTCTTGTGTCCTCTGCCTTGTAAACCACCAAATCCCATGCTTAAATCTCCATCAACTCTATCATAAAATTCtacaaaaagtaataaaaaaatgcagactagatatatcattattattaacCAGGTAAATGGTCTGTTATGTTATGGTTTATCATGATGGTTAGTGAGTAACATCT includes these proteins:
- the LOC134687152 gene encoding dnaJ homolog subfamily B member 13-like, encoding MGVDYYNILQLTRSATDADIKKHYRKLALKFHPDRNDGDQNAQDKFKQCAEAYDILSDPRKRAVYDQFGEEGLKNGVPHGSGEAGAWTQGYTFHGNSEKVFREFFGGDNPFQEFYDRVDGDLSMGFGGLQGRGHKKQDSPIERELFLSLEEVFHGCTKKMKISRRVMNEDGHTSSVRDKILTITVKKGWKPGTRITFTEEGDQGPNNIPADIVFILKDKPHPRFRRNGINLVHTAKVPLGKALTNCTVEIVTLDDRILNIPINDIIKPGYTKIVPGEGMPISQDPSKKGDLVIEFEIEFPTSLSPERKDLIKRALLQ